AAATATCTCATTAAAATTAAAAGAAAAGTTTGCAAATAAATAACAGGCTTTTTAACTCTTCTACTATTTAATTCAAATATTTTTTCCACCTCTCTAAGTTTATAAAAGTTATTTTGTTTTATTTTATGAAACCTGATTAAAACGATAGATGTCAAAATAGTAGAATTATGCTAATTTCTTGCAAAGGAAAATACAATGCGAAAAACAGGTTTCACTCTGATTGAACTGCTTGTTGTAATTGCAATTATCGCAATACTTGCGGCAATTCTTTTGCCTGCTCTTGCCCGTGCTCGTGAAGCAGCGCGTCGTTCCAGTTGCCAGAACAACCTTAAACAATGGGGTCTTATCTACAAAATGTATGCCAATGAAGCCCGTGGAGGGAAATTTCCGCCCATGCAATTTGAAGCATATTCACATCGCCGTGCAATCATCGCATTAGGACCTATGGTTAATACAATCTACCCCGAATATTTGACCGACCCAGCTATTATTCTTTGTCCATCAGACCCGGAAAATACCATGCAAAGCCTTATTGACCCTGCAACAGGGAAATTTAATTTAGCAGAAGAACGTGACGCTATCGATTTAAGTTATGTATACATAGGTTGGGTTTTAGATAAATGTGAAGATACAGACCCACAAATTGGTATTGCTGATATTATGGCATTATTACCACATATCCCCCATGATTTCGTCCTTGACAATCCCGATGCCACAGGACCCCAACAGTTTGTAGCCCTGTTTATTGGACTTTTTACAAAAGCCATCGGATATTTGCATGGT
The genomic region above belongs to Candidatus Hydrogenedens sp. and contains:
- a CDS encoding DUF1559 domain-containing protein yields the protein MRKTGFTLIELLVVIAIIAILAAILLPALARAREAARRSSCQNNLKQWGLIYKMYANEARGGKFPPMQFEAYSHRRAIIALGPMVNTIYPEYLTDPAIILCPSDPENTMQSLIDPATGKFNLAEERDAIDLSYVYIGWVLDKCEDTDPQIGIADIMALLPHIPHDFVLDNPDATGPQQFVALFIGLFTKAIGYLHGGSGEAYFLAKSFELADSDCPVINIMSNEPLGNGNTNTIYRLREGIERFLITDINNPSASNQAQSEIFVMYDTLSSMVKYFNHVPGGCNVLYMDGHVEFLRYPGKAPVSQGLALFLGTLVDRGRHDD